One genomic segment of Cystobacter fuscus DSM 2262 includes these proteins:
- a CDS encoding (2Fe-2S)-binding protein codes for MKTPETPDTPDASAEPKADLPLSRREFTVGTLAVAVSAGGVSALGTACTAPDRPVNNPRTTTRLLVNGTTTELELDPRSSLLDVLREQLQLTGAKKGCDHGQCGACTVHLGGRRVASCLTVAVQADEQELTTIEGLSPKDGPLHPMQQAFIDHDALQCGYCTPGQIMAAVACVREGHATSPEQIREYMSGNLCRCGAYAGILAAIQQAAPKMGGT; via the coding sequence ATGAAGACACCTGAGACACCCGACACGCCGGACGCCAGCGCCGAGCCAAAGGCAGACCTTCCTCTCTCCCGACGCGAGTTCACCGTGGGCACCCTCGCCGTGGCGGTCTCGGCCGGCGGAGTGTCGGCGCTCGGAACGGCCTGTACGGCTCCCGACAGGCCGGTGAACAACCCGAGGACGACCACCCGGCTCCTCGTCAATGGAACGACGACCGAGCTCGAGCTCGATCCGCGCTCGTCCCTGCTGGATGTCCTGCGCGAGCAACTCCAACTGACTGGTGCCAAGAAGGGCTGTGACCATGGCCAGTGTGGGGCCTGCACCGTCCACCTCGGGGGCCGCCGTGTCGCGTCCTGCCTCACCGTCGCCGTCCAGGCCGATGAGCAGGAGCTCACGACGATCGAGGGGCTGTCACCGAAGGACGGGCCGCTGCACCCCATGCAGCAGGCCTTCATCGATCACGATGCCCTGCAGTGCGGCTATTGCACACCCGGGCAGATCATGGCGGCGGTGGCCTGTGTTCGCGAGGGCCACGCCACGTCCCCGGAGCAGATCCGCGAGTACATGAGCGGCAACCTGTGCCGCTGCGGTGCGTACGCGGGAATCCTCGCCGCCATCCAGCAAGCCGCCCCGAAGATGGGAGGGACCTGA
- a CDS encoding pyridoxal phosphate-dependent decarboxylase family protein yields the protein MSKSAHLASQGMSHQDVLARMRAMRTDDARWQEGRTWSLVYNAGEELRRVAAEAYTEFMSENGLSPLAFPSLRRFEAEVLTIAAELFHGDTAAGTMTSGGTESILMAIKTARDFARAERGITEPEMVLPASVHPAFQKAAHYFGVKALNIPVGADLRADVEAMRAAIGPRTVLVVGSAPSYPHGVVDPISELAALAQEKGVLFHVDACLGGFLLPFARRLGHAIPEFDFAVPGVTSISADLHKYGYAAKGASVVLYRTPELRRYQFFTFAGWSGGLYASPSMAGTRPGGAIAAAWAVLKYLGEEGYLRLSRQVLDTSRALREGIAAVPGLKLLGDPSLSIFAFSSDSLDVYALGDAMEARGWKLDRQMSPPALHLMVTPAHAAVVQPFLADLRACAALLASGAPAPDGSAAMYGMLGSIPDRAQAEGFLLQFMDGLYSAE from the coding sequence ATGTCGAAGAGTGCCCATCTGGCTTCCCAGGGAATGAGCCACCAGGACGTGCTCGCGCGGATGCGCGCGATGCGCACCGACGATGCCCGCTGGCAGGAGGGCCGCACGTGGAGCCTCGTCTACAACGCGGGCGAGGAGCTCCGCCGGGTGGCCGCCGAGGCCTATACCGAGTTCATGTCCGAAAATGGCCTGAGCCCCCTGGCCTTCCCCAGCCTGAGGCGCTTCGAGGCCGAGGTGCTGACGATCGCGGCGGAGCTGTTTCACGGAGACACGGCCGCCGGCACCATGACGTCCGGTGGCACCGAGTCCATCCTCATGGCCATCAAGACGGCGCGTGACTTCGCCCGGGCCGAGCGTGGCATCACCGAGCCGGAGATGGTGTTGCCCGCCTCGGTGCACCCCGCCTTCCAGAAGGCGGCGCACTACTTCGGGGTCAAGGCGTTGAACATCCCCGTCGGGGCGGATCTGCGCGCCGACGTGGAGGCCATGCGCGCCGCCATTGGTCCGCGCACGGTGCTCGTCGTCGGCTCGGCGCCCTCCTATCCGCACGGGGTGGTGGATCCCATCTCCGAGCTGGCCGCCTTGGCCCAGGAGAAAGGCGTGCTCTTCCACGTGGATGCGTGCCTGGGCGGCTTCCTGCTGCCCTTCGCGCGACGGCTCGGCCATGCCATCCCCGAGTTCGACTTCGCGGTGCCCGGGGTCACCAGCATCTCGGCGGACCTGCACAAGTACGGCTACGCGGCCAAGGGCGCGTCCGTCGTCCTCTACCGCACGCCCGAGCTGCGCCGGTACCAGTTCTTCACCTTCGCCGGGTGGAGCGGCGGCCTCTACGCCTCGCCCTCCATGGCGGGCACGCGCCCCGGAGGCGCCATCGCCGCGGCCTGGGCCGTGCTCAAGTACCTCGGCGAGGAGGGCTACCTGCGGCTGTCGCGCCAGGTGCTCGACACCTCCCGGGCCCTGCGCGAGGGCATCGCCGCGGTGCCCGGGTTGAAGCTGCTGGGGGATCCCTCGCTGAGCATCTTCGCGTTCTCCTCGGACTCGCTGGATGTCTACGCCCTGGGGGATGCCATGGAGGCGCGGGGCTGGAAGCTGGACCGGCAGATGTCGCCGCCCGCGCTGCACCTGATGGTGACGCCCGCCCATGCGGCGGTGGTACAGCCCTTCCTCGCGGACTTGCGCGCGTGTGCCGCGCTGCTCGCCTCCGGCGCGCCCGCACCGGATGGCAGCGCCGCCATGTACGGCATGCTGGGCTCCATTCCCGACCGCGCCCAGGCCGAGGGCTTCCTCCTGCAGTTCATGGACGGGCTGTACTCGGCGGAATGA
- a CDS encoding serine/threonine-protein kinase, whose product MTSEVYVLVICLPQPGAMVGAYRIIEKLGRGGSGHVYKAERGGRFYAIKVLDTLEEGGWSRRELAAMLRLSLDNVVRFKSFDRWPDAEVGYPCIVMEFVPGPSLEDWARRLNPSVRAVLTVFHKAVMALEDIFELGVLHRDIKASNILIREHDGEPVLIDFGFSAVRGDPMRTVPGMLPPGTPEYRSPEAVRFVRGESRALTYTYGLSDELWAAGVLLYWLLTDTLPFGSRNTPGLNDRIRLETPLAPHVLNPRVPEAVGRLCLRMLEKEPRARFQTHEALLVALEELLAGSEGEVSWDQPLLDPEPPRLEGEGGSDLEGDESGFPGRAPRRRRGQGTWEERSGPGVAPAGEQRVPGGKKTPPWTWGWMLLGLVLAVCAVALWHRASSPPVTSTQGRETEQAMFVHEMARAGEPSQAQPDAAPDRAQPPASSQTPMSHSADVNQTPSRQSTPPRGEVGRSCWKTVALGALAGAVLEGCTGATAPQVRPSPPPVIECPAGWKETHELFGLRRMDIEVVQVGTDGEMGMTAEVKEGPVTVMLGERWARMPRGTVFTGTFKFGENRFGEFRIFGRFDHAQTQEGRRYPICVQALLYGPADYCERPGIGLCPADGSTPPGHVRLWQRFTVGTTKNFGEE is encoded by the coding sequence GTGACTTCGGAGGTCTACGTCCTGGTCATCTGCCTGCCCCAACCCGGCGCCATGGTGGGCGCCTATCGCATCATCGAGAAGCTGGGCCGGGGAGGCTCGGGCCACGTCTACAAGGCGGAGCGGGGCGGGCGCTTCTACGCCATCAAGGTGCTCGACACCCTGGAGGAGGGCGGTTGGTCCCGGCGCGAGCTCGCGGCCATGCTGCGGCTGTCCCTGGACAACGTGGTGCGCTTCAAGTCGTTCGACCGGTGGCCGGACGCGGAGGTGGGCTACCCGTGCATCGTCATGGAGTTCGTCCCCGGCCCGTCGCTGGAGGACTGGGCGCGGCGCCTCAATCCCTCGGTCCGCGCCGTGCTGACCGTCTTCCACAAGGCGGTGATGGCGCTCGAGGACATCTTCGAGCTCGGGGTGCTGCACCGGGACATCAAGGCGTCCAACATCCTCATCCGGGAGCATGACGGCGAGCCGGTGTTGATCGACTTCGGCTTCAGCGCCGTGCGGGGAGACCCGATGCGGACGGTGCCGGGCATGCTGCCGCCGGGAACGCCGGAGTACCGCAGCCCCGAGGCCGTGCGCTTCGTCCGGGGCGAGTCCCGGGCGCTGACGTACACGTATGGCCTGTCCGACGAGCTGTGGGCGGCGGGGGTGCTGCTGTACTGGCTGCTCACGGACACGCTGCCCTTCGGCTCCCGGAACACGCCGGGGTTGAATGACCGCATCCGCCTGGAGACGCCCCTGGCGCCCCACGTGCTCAACCCCCGGGTTCCCGAGGCGGTCGGCCGGCTGTGTCTGCGCATGTTGGAGAAGGAGCCCCGGGCGCGGTTTCAAACCCACGAGGCGCTCCTCGTGGCGTTGGAGGAGCTGCTCGCGGGCTCCGAAGGGGAGGTGAGCTGGGACCAGCCATTGCTCGACCCCGAGCCGCCGCGGCTGGAAGGGGAGGGCGGCTCGGACCTGGAGGGGGACGAGAGCGGGTTTCCGGGGAGGGCGCCCAGGCGCCGGCGGGGGCAGGGGACGTGGGAGGAGCGTTCCGGGCCCGGGGTGGCTCCGGCTGGGGAGCAGCGCGTGCCGGGCGGGAAGAAGACGCCTCCATGGACGTGGGGGTGGATGCTGCTGGGACTCGTGCTCGCGGTCTGCGCCGTGGCGCTCTGGCATCGAGCGAGCTCCCCACCTGTCACGTCCACCCAGGGTAGGGAAACGGAACAGGCCATGTTTGTCCATGAAATGGCGCGGGCGGGGGAGCCATCCCAAGCTCAACCGGACGCGGCGCCTGACAGGGCACAACCCCCCGCGTCATCCCAGACACCCATGTCCCATTCCGCCGATGTGAATCAGACCCCGTCCCGGCAGTCCACTCCTCCCCGCGGTGAGGTGGGGCGTTCCTGCTGGAAGACGGTCGCCCTGGGCGCCCTGGCCGGTGCGGTGCTCGAAGGCTGCACGGGCGCGACGGCGCCCCAGGTGCGCCCCTCGCCCCCGCCCGTCATCGAGTGCCCCGCTGGCTGGAAGGAAACCCATGAGCTGTTTGGACTGCGCCGCATGGACATCGAGGTCGTGCAAGTGGGGACGGATGGGGAGATGGGGATGACCGCCGAGGTGAAGGAGGGCCCCGTGACCGTGATGTTGGGCGAACGTTGGGCGCGGATGCCGCGAGGCACTGTCTTCACCGGGACCTTCAAGTTTGGGGAGAACAGGTTTGGAGAATTCCGAATCTTCGGCCGCTTCGATCATGCCCAGACGCAAGAGGGGCGGCGCTACCCGATCTGCGTTCAAGCCTTGCTCTACGGGCCAGCCGATTATTGTGAGCGTCCGGGAATTGGCCTCTGCCCGGCGGACGGAAGTACGCCACCGGGCCATGTGCGGCTCTGGCAGCGCTTCACCGTGGGGACGACGAAGAACTTCGGGGAAGAGTGA
- a CDS encoding DUF819 family protein, with protein MIGPLQVLALVGFPALALLAARHVKQVAWVGPVVVCYAFGILLGNVPGVVLSERLSLSVSEAAVPLAIPLLLFSTDVRRWWRLARSTLLSFVLACASAMAGSALVGLLVRERSDEWWKMSGMLVGVYTGGTANMNAIGLALRVREETLILLNTADIVVGAVYLLFLVTVAQRLALKFLPPFPRATGWDDAPEQGRAELCPRRQVGGMVLALLLAAALVGLSVGASQVVMGGLEPPLVLLVLTSLSLAASFLPAVRHLPSYALGDYALLVFCVAVGTLADASRLGEASLFVFAFCAAVVGVSVGLHFALAALFRIDADTALITSTATIFGPPFIGPVARALRNRELVVSGLTTGLMGYAVGTYLGLAVAWLLRP; from the coding sequence ATGATCGGACCTCTTCAAGTCCTGGCCCTGGTGGGCTTTCCGGCACTGGCCCTGCTCGCCGCGCGCCACGTCAAACAGGTGGCGTGGGTGGGGCCGGTGGTCGTCTGCTACGCCTTTGGCATCCTGCTGGGCAACGTGCCGGGCGTGGTGCTGTCGGAGCGGCTGAGCCTGTCGGTGAGCGAGGCCGCCGTGCCGCTCGCCATCCCCCTGCTGCTGTTCTCCACGGACGTGCGCCGGTGGTGGCGGCTGGCGCGCTCCACGTTGCTGTCGTTCGTCCTGGCGTGTGCGTCGGCCATGGCGGGCTCGGCGCTCGTGGGCCTCCTGGTCCGGGAGCGCTCGGACGAGTGGTGGAAGATGTCCGGCATGCTGGTGGGCGTCTACACGGGGGGCACCGCCAACATGAACGCCATCGGGCTGGCGCTCCGGGTGCGCGAGGAGACGCTCATCCTCTTGAACACCGCGGACATCGTCGTGGGGGCCGTGTACCTGCTCTTCCTCGTGACGGTGGCGCAGCGGCTCGCCCTGAAGTTCCTGCCGCCTTTTCCCAGGGCCACGGGCTGGGACGACGCGCCGGAGCAGGGGCGGGCGGAGCTCTGCCCGCGGCGACAGGTGGGGGGCATGGTGCTGGCCCTGCTGCTGGCGGCGGCGCTCGTGGGCCTGTCGGTGGGGGCGTCCCAGGTGGTGATGGGGGGCTTGGAGCCGCCGCTGGTGTTGCTGGTGCTGACCTCGTTGAGCCTGGCCGCGTCCTTCCTCCCGGCGGTGCGCCACCTGCCCAGCTACGCGCTGGGGGACTACGCGCTGCTCGTCTTCTGCGTGGCGGTGGGCACGCTCGCGGACGCCAGCCGCCTGGGGGAGGCGAGCCTGTTCGTCTTCGCCTTCTGCGCGGCGGTGGTGGGGGTGTCCGTGGGGCTGCACTTCGCGCTCGCGGCGCTCTTCCGCATCGACGCGGACACCGCGCTCATCACCTCCACGGCCACCATCTTCGGGCCGCCCTTCATCGGTCCGGTGGCGCGCGCGCTGCGCAACCGCGAGCTCGTGGTGTCCGGGCTCACCACGGGACTCATGGGCTACGCGGTGGGAACCTACCTGGGTCTGGCCGTGGCCTGGTTGCTGCGGCCCTGA
- a CDS encoding FAD binding domain-containing protein: MQRFTYVRPSTPAEAIRAMADGGPGTRFLAGGTTLFDLMKLGAEAPRTLIDVSRLDMLARVDTSGSHELVFGALARMSDVAADLRLREDYPALSESLAKAASQQLRNMARVGPNLLQRTRCAYFRGGEVFPCNKRAPGSGCAAREGLDRGHAILGASDACSAVYPGDWAIALLAFDAVVDTLSPRGERSIPLRELHREPGSTPDIETVLAPDELLVRIRVPTSRAGRGSTYHKIRDRESYAFALTSAAVAVRLEGGVVTEARVALGGVATRPWRSPEAENVLLGQLLTEDVARRAGQAAFAAAKPGRQNAFKVELGARTVTDALLIARRRAEPS, encoded by the coding sequence ATGCAACGCTTCACGTACGTGCGGCCCTCGACTCCCGCGGAAGCCATCCGGGCCATGGCCGACGGCGGACCCGGCACCCGGTTCCTGGCCGGCGGCACCACGCTCTTCGATCTCATGAAGCTGGGCGCGGAGGCCCCCCGCACCCTCATCGACGTGTCCCGCTTGGACATGCTCGCGCGCGTCGATACCTCCGGGTCGCATGAGCTGGTCTTCGGGGCGCTGGCCCGGATGAGTGACGTCGCCGCCGATCTCCGGCTGCGCGAGGACTATCCCGCGCTGTCGGAGTCCCTGGCCAAGGCCGCCTCGCAGCAGTTGCGCAACATGGCCCGGGTCGGTCCGAATCTGTTGCAGCGCACCCGCTGTGCCTATTTCCGCGGCGGAGAGGTGTTTCCCTGCAACAAGCGCGCTCCCGGCAGCGGCTGCGCGGCACGCGAGGGCCTGGATCGGGGCCACGCGATCCTCGGCGCGAGCGACGCTTGCAGCGCGGTGTATCCAGGGGACTGGGCCATCGCCCTGCTGGCCTTCGATGCGGTGGTGGACACGCTGAGCCCGCGAGGCGAGCGCTCCATCCCGCTGCGCGAGCTGCATCGGGAGCCGGGCTCCACGCCCGACATCGAAACGGTGCTCGCCCCCGACGAATTGCTCGTCCGTATTCGTGTGCCGACGTCCCGGGCGGGCCGTGGGTCGACCTATCACAAGATCCGTGACCGGGAGTCCTATGCGTTCGCGCTCACGTCGGCGGCCGTCGCCGTCCGGCTCGAGGGCGGCGTGGTCACCGAGGCGCGGGTCGCCCTGGGCGGCGTGGCGACCCGGCCCTGGCGGTCGCCGGAGGCCGAGAACGTGCTGCTCGGCCAACTCCTGACCGAGGACGTCGCACGACGCGCGGGCCAGGCCGCGTTCGCGGCCGCGAAACCAGGCCGTCAGAACGCATTCAAGGTCGAGCTGGGGGCGCGCACGGTCACGGACGCGTTGTTGATCGCACGAAGAAGGGCGGAACCGTCATGA